A region of the Larimichthys crocea isolate SSNF unplaced genomic scaffold, L_crocea_2.0 scaffold26902, whole genome shotgun sequence genome:
CATCATCATCATGTCCTCTCCATCACCTGTAGGAGGCCACACTGCCGTCTGTCCAGTAGTACAGCTGTGGACATGAAGTGAAGGTGTTGCTGAGTTCAGGATGAGTTTGATCAACTCCGTCCACTCGAGTCAGACCGATCCAGAAATCACCGTCCGCTATGCCgcctcctgctccacctcctgcacCGCCTACTGCTCCTGAACGCAGCTCCTGGAtacaagaggaggaagagagtggTGAGAaggtaaagaggaggaggaaggagacgaAGGCCTGGTGTCTGCCTCACCTGGAGCAGATTTTCGATGTCTGTCTGCTCGGCCTGGCTCTCAATGCTGAGCAGGGACCCTCCGTCCATCTCGCAGGCCTGACGTGCCTCCTTGAAGGCAACACGGCTCGACACATCGTGGAAATATGCGATCTTATAGCAGGGACGCTCTGGACCACCCAAACACACCGTCTGacctgagagacaaacacacaccagacaaCAGATGACACGTTGGTTGACTTCCTTTCCTGCTCAATCCCAACAAGGATGCTTTGTTCTTCCTTGGT
Encoded here:
- the LOC104939623 gene encoding chondrolectin; the encoded protein is MTMARSVMLVVLAVVMAMMVAQVKGARVVSGQTVCLGGPERPCYKIAYFHDVSSRVAFKEARQACEMDGGSLLSIESQAEQTDIENLLQELRSGAVGGAGGGAGGGIADGDFWIGLTRVDGVDQTHPELSNTFTSCPQLYYWTDGSVASY